The window tcccaaaaaaTGTTATCGTAAAATCAACTTGCCTTTATTGCTGTAGGAACTATCTATATCAGCTTGGTCTTCCAGTATCTTGAATCACACCCGTCATTTTCCCTGAAATAAGAAACCCATCAGTTTCTTTGTACATCCATTATTTAATTGATGTTTGCACAGATTACCTGTAGACTCCAGTAAGACAGTGAGGCCCGAAGTGATGCAGCAAAAGTATTTGATGTACTTGATAAGAAATTAGGGCTAACCACCACTACAAATTCTTCTTGGCATCCAGTAAGTCAATAGCCCCAAGCAACGGTGTCATTAAATAGATGCATGAACACCTTTGCCAATAACTTGCCAAAGAAACGTGGCACTGTTCCGAATATTGAAGATTCCAAGCAAGGCCATCTGCGTGCTGAAGCTGTGAGTAAGAGTATTGTAAGGGAAATGCATGGAATCTAGAAGAAATCAATATGTAAACTTCAGCAATATATTGCACACAAAAAGGATCAATAAAAAGATCTGTAAAATAGCTCAATATTAACATTCTTGAATGACCAATTCCAATTTTCATCAAACTAGAATAATTTATTATCATAGAACATGTCAATGTAAAATTCAAATTGAGGCTTGAATGAAGCAATTTGAGGCTTGGTTTGCTACCACCCACTTTTCAACTAGTAACAAAATAGATTTAGGATTTGTGCAACTCAGTTTTTGGAAGAGAATTTAAATACCACCATTTATTCCAACAGTTATTCAATATTCACTTTCCTATTACAGTGCTGAGATTTGAGAATGTTCAAGGATACCCTTGCAATAAGTATATGTTCCCACTTATGTGATGCAAGCAGCTGTCATTTTATGCCGATTTTACATTATAAAGATTTTGGAAGTGTAATGTGGTCCTTAAACTTATTGTATGTCTCTGTCATTGGTCCTGTCACTCCATCTAGGTCATAAAACCATGAATAGCAAGCAAAGTTGCCATTATTTTCAACAAAAAAACAccactgcatttaattacaTAGGCTCACTTTCAGATTAGATTAGTACTGATAAAAAAGGACTGGTGGATGCAATAAGaataataaatataatataTGGAGATGACACGGAGATGAACTATGATCCATTAGTCAGGGCATTGCTCACGAATAGACCTGTTCAAGCATGGTTTTGGGCAGTTTTAGAAGATAAACCAATAATTCTAACAAAAAACAAATATTTGAATTTTAAGGTGTGAAAAGCTACTTTATTAAATTTCCTGTAAGGATCCAAAATGTACAGCTTTTCAGCCAAGAATAGACAttgattcaaaatttaaaactaTTCACACTTCACATAATCCCGATGCCCAGATTGTCTAACAATTTGAAGCATATTCTGGTATTCTTATTTGCTCCGAAGTGTTGACAGCAACAGATCATATCCACAGAAAACTCATCCATATCTTATCCTCTTGGAATGGAAAATTCTTCTCACAAGCTGTACAATGAATTAGGAGGTTCACATATTGATTTGCAAACTAAAATCACTTTCATAGGCAGCGGCACCTCATCACATTAATAGAAACTTCCATACTGGGTAATCGAGCAAGTGGTACATTGATGCAAAATCATTTCTTGTAACACACGACTTGAGATCAAATCAAATGAGAGCATATGGAATAGTGTTATAAATTGCTGATGACAACTCGTTTTCATTATTCAAGGTAAAATTTTGCCTAAACTATTGTATAACTGTATGGATCAAAAGATTAAAGAAAAGTACTTAACTATGCTAATGCTTGTTATTGATAGATTTAAGAAGCTTATTATTGATAGATTTAAGGAGAAATTTATGTTTCGTTTAAACAGGAATGGCTCAGGCGTTCTCCTATGCACATTACACAAAACAAAAGGAACTGCCAGGCTACAACGATGGTGCacaaaagagaaaagagaatGACATCTTGTCTTCTTATAATTCCCCTGCAGTGCACGCATCCTTTGCATACGTGAGCCACCAATCTTAGTTTTTAGATGCACAAAAGTGATCCAAAAGCTAGACCAGAATGGGCTGGATTTCTGTCCATTTATTAAGGCTAAACCGCTGACTGAACTAGAAAGAACTTTTTACaaattaaattatttattaATCTTTTATTCCAAAATTCCCCTGAAAATCTCAAAAGTGAACCAACCCCTTGGACTGCTGTGAAAAAGTTCTGGTTTTAAACTATGAATATAGGTACTAAGTTTGTGTTTTACAAGATACATCCTCACATAATGAATATAATCTTCTGATAGGATGACGAAGTATAAATGTTCTTACCTCTTCTCAAGATGTCCATCATCTATGAATTGTTCAAAACTGAGATATCAGCAGCCATGCAATACTCTTGATACTTATCATTCTGATGGACTACTAATTTGTTCCATGGTGATTGAGCAATCATTTGGTGATATTGTTTAACTGCAATACACTTGTAACATTGCACACAGATTATGTATCCTCAGCTCCACCTCATAGGAGGTATGCAACCGAAGGAACCAGAATGGGCCATCATACTGGACTTACAACCCAACCTGTAGTCCGACTTGGCTTACGTATTCTTACTGTTCGTTGAGATCTACTTTCTAATCGCTCAAGTATTGAGTAAGTTATCGAGTCAGGAGTCAACCCCTGTTGCTTCAGAGTTTCATAAAGTTTATGAGCTTCTCCTGTCTTCCCACGTCTCTCCAAACAGTCTAGTAAAATGTTATAGGTTACAATATTAGGAACACATCCCGCAGCAATCATCTCATCAAACAAACTGCATGCCATATCAACCTTATTGGATTTACCAAAGCACTCAATTAATATGCTGTAAGTAAAGACATCAGGATTATATCCTTTATCTTGCATCTCTTTGAAAAGCATGTGGGCTTCATCCAGATCTCCATTTTTACCAAGGCAGTTTATGAGAGAATTGTAGGTGATGACATCAGGCTTACAACTGCTAGCTTGCATTTCCTCAAAACGTTCACGCACCTTATCAACTAAGCCAACCCTACCAAAACTTGAGATCATAATATTGTATGTGAAAACATCAGGAACAACCCCATTGGCTTTCATCATATCGTAGAGATTGCTTATGAAAGATACCTGCTTGAGCTTCCCAAGAGCAGAAAAGACCATATTGTACATTTCAACATCTGTAGCAATCCCCTTTTCAGGCATCATATGTAGTAGATCAATAGCCTCTGTTGTTTTTTCTGCATTGCATAGCGCCTCAAGCATTGATACAAAAGCACCCCGGTCTCCTTTTTCATAGGAACTCCACATACGACAGAACACAATATGAGCCTCACTTGCATGCCCAGATTTGCAGAGTGACTTGATCAAAAAAGAATAAATCGATCTGTTCAGATGTCCACTACAGATATCTAGAATCTCATTCAGCCTGTGCAGGTGTCCTCCTGTTGCTAAAACATCCAGGATAACAACGCTATATGTGAATTCATTGGGCTGGCAGCCACTCTCAATCATTTTAGAAAGCATAAAGATCACCTTGTCAACCATCTTGTTCTTACCAAGAGCCTCAATAACAGTATTATAAGCAATCAGGTTAAGAGTACATCCTTTGGACACCATTTCCTCCAAAAGTGAGAGAAATTTAGTTGTGTTCCCAGCCTTTCCAGACATTCTAATTAGTATAGTGTATGTATATGCATCTGGCTCACAGTTGTTTTGTTTCATATCTTGGAAGACTTGATAAGCTTGGTCAACCTGCTTGCACCAAATTCCTACTTGTTAATTGATGATATGCAGTTAGattaaaactttttttttgtgaggAAACAGAAATTCAAGTTTTTCAGAAACAAAGCTCTACTGATGCAAAAGGACTAAAATGATGACTCAGGGTATACCATTGCCTACTAAATCTCTACATACTCTTTAGTAGAGTCTAAATTTTAAAAATTCCATCTTCAGGAAATATTTGGGTAACACAACTCTCATGCTTGACTGCTTGTGATTCCTAATGCTATGGTGAAATGATCAGAACTAGACATACCAACAACATTTTTCATGACATCCTAAGCTAACACAGTATGACAAAGAACATCACTAAATATATGGGATTGTGCTTAATATTATACCATTCCAGCCTTGGCAAGGGCATCAAGCAGCATGTTATATGCAAAGATGTCCAGCTTATATCCCTTCCTCCGCATCTTCTCATACATCTCGAACCCCTTCCACACCTCCCTGCTCCTCAAGTGCGCCTGCACAATGCATTTGTAGGTGTACCCGTTCAGCCTCAGCCCCCACTTCTTCGCCAGCTCCAGGCACCTGCCCACCTCCACGCCCGTCCCGACCAGCAGATTCACGGTGGAGATGTTGCCGGGCACGCCGTCCCGCTCCATCTCCGCGATGAGCCGCAGGGCCTCGGCGGGGTCGGCGCGGCTGCGTAAGAGGAGGGACAGGATACGGTTGTAGGAGAAGGCATCGTGCCGGAATCCCGGAATGGAGGTGGCGGCGAAGAGGAAGAAGCTTAGGGCGAGGGCGGTGTCGGGGGCGACCGCCTTGATGACCTCGGAGGCCTCGTCGGCGGTGATGGTGAGGCGGAGGGAGCCGAGGTAGTCGGCAAGGTCGAGcagcggggagggggaggacggGGAGCGGAGGATGCGGGCGACGGCGCAGacgaggtggcggcgcgggagcgggaAGCCGCGCGTGTCGAACGGGGTGGGGGGCGGCGTCGGGGAGACGGTGACGGTGAGAGAGAGGCCCGAGGGggacggcgtcgcggcggcgaTGCGGCCGGAGTAGGTCGTCGCGAGACGGCGGGGCATTTTGGCCGGCGTGGTTGGGGGGCAGCGGTTTGGCGGCGGCTGAACCCGAAGGCACGGAGCTAAAGATTTCACTGACATGCGGGGCCAGATGGTTTCCGCAATAAACTGGGACCACATGTCAGTGACGCTCTGTTAAACCCTTGTCTTCCTCGCCGCTCGGGCCTCCCCCAGCTTCCCCCCTCAACCTCGGGCCAAAGGTTCTAGAACCTTCTAGACGCCTCGCTCGCACCCCGCCACGCCCCTCCCGATGGCGcgcctccatctcctcctctcCCGCGCCCTCGCATCGCACCACCTTCTCCCTTGTACGAccgcctccggcctccgccCCACTCCGCGGCGGCCTCTCCCTCCCCACTCTCCGCCGCCTTTTTCTCCTCCACATGGTCATACCCTGccccccttcgccgccgccgcgtcgcggcAATACGCCGCCTCGAGCTTCAGGATAAGGCGCCCGTCGGCGCCGCCGATGTTACTGAGGCGGAGGAAGGCGAGGAGGCCGACGCGGAAGGCCCCCGGCGAGCTCATTGTGCAAATTGGCATCGAGGAGGACATCCCCGACGATCCTGAAATCTTGGTATTGCTTAGGCGCCCTAGTTCCACAGCTTTGAGCTGATGGGGCTTTGCATTTTTCCTGAAATTTCCCCAAATTGCACATGCGTTTGATGATTTGAAGCCACTTTGCGATATTTCCCTTTGTATTTTTGTGAAATGTTGAATTGGCATGGTATGTGTACGTCATTGCGAGTTGCTGTGCAGAGCATTGCGGAAACACTCCGAACTGATGTTGGGAAGGTGGTGAAGGTGGCCTTTGACAACCTTGAAGGCTCTGAGTACAAGACCAGAGATCCTTCTATAAGCAACTTGAACAAGTACAATACCGTCGAGCTTTCTCTGCTGCTTTGTGATGATAATTTCATCAGGGAGCTGAACAAAGAATGGAGGGATGAGGATCACGCTACGGATGTTCTGTCAATGTCACAGCATATCCCGGGGCTTGATATCCCCATTGTATGGCTTGCTACCGAATCAGTCTATCAGTCTATTTGTTTTGGATGCTTGTCATTTAACCTTTTCCTTTACATGTTTTATTTTGCTCTTACAGCTGCAGTTGGGTGACATAGTAATTTCTGTTGATACAGCACAGCggcaagcagaagaaagaggCCACACACTTCTTGATGAGATCAGAATCCTTGTGGTTGTttgttttttctctctcttttttttgaggaGGGTTGGTTGGTTTTTCTCATTGCTAGTATTTCAACATTTTGGTATTGTAGTGCCCCATCTCTGTTCATTTCCTAATATTTAACTACAACTTCACCAGTTGCATCAATGATTCAATAGCTGTGTAGTTTTTGTTAGATTTATCAATATAGTGATGTTGACCTTGTAGTGCACTTTGAACATTCGTAAGATTCAAATGCAACATTAAGCAAAATCGTATTAAAGGCCAGGTAAAAAGCTTTGTATGTACGTCATAGTGGCactatttgaaaaaaaaagacactGTTAAGTTAAAAGCTGTTTGGAAAAATAGAAACTACACTTTGTGGACAGTTGCACTGTGCACAAATGCTCAACTGATTGTTTCCGTCTGCCATTGCTTATTAATTGCTTGAATGCCCCTATGCTTAAGGATTTACTTCTATGCTAAATTGCCAATAATGCTGTAATTTGTGAAGGTGCATACGGCAGTCAACATAACTGCCCGCTATAGCTTGCTATTTCTACTGCAATGGTCATAGCGGCAGCTCAACGAAATCGCTATAGCGCCGCTACAGCACCGCATATCCTGCTATTTAAAACACATTTTATGCTGACCAACTTAATCCAACAGGTGCATGGATTGTTGCATTTATTGGGGTTTGATCATGAACTCAGCGAAGTAGCTGAagaagagatggagaaggaagaagaacatATATTAAATACTCTTGAGTGGAGAGGAAAGGGATTAATTAAGAGTGCATATGACATTGCTAGTGATATGGCACATTTACAAAGTTCTGCTGGTAAGTGGTATAAGTCACCATTGCACATTTTAATGATTTATTACTTTATATGAAAGGAAAATGAATGTCAATGTATTTCTCATCACTGGACTACCTATGGATTGACCTGTTGTGTACAGAGGCCAATAACAATATAGAGAAAGTGAGCCTAAAAGAGGAACGTCGACCCAAATTAAGCCATATGATTTGTGATATAGATGGTGAGTTGATCGAGGGTGTAGAAGTCGTTATGTTTTACTGGATCTTGAATCGAGTTCTAGCGTATAATTCTGGAAAATTGGTAAGGTACTTTTGTGGATTATGAAGGACGCCTGCATGAAGAATCCGTAGAATCTTTGAGAGAGGCAATTGCAACAGGAGTAAATGTTATCATGGTTACTAGAAAGGTGGGTTCTATGCATTCATGGCATTTGTTCATCTAAATCTCAATGATGTTGATTTGAAGTAGAGGCTGGCATGAAACAAGTTTTAAAATTATCAATCATATGCCAGCCTTTTGAAACCAGAAAAGAGTATGTGGAACACACTGGAAATTTCTCATAAAAGCTGATAATTAACACAACAGGATCTTTAGTTCTTTAGTGAATCATATTATGTCAATTGCTTCCTAATTCTCTTCGATTGTCTATGTGCTCGTTACATATGTTTATCAATTGAGAAAATCTATGAAATACTTTTAGAAACTTCTGCCTCATTTTTGGGCAATTATGTAATCCTGGTAAAGAAAAATTCTATATAGCTACTGAATTTTTTTAGTGAAGTTAAAAAGAATCAATATAATATCATGTGATGAGTCTAAAAGTAAAGCATGTAACTGACCTCCAAGAGCTTACAGTTTCTTCACTTGTCATTCTGTATCCTTGTGTGTTCTTGATATATCTTTTTCTTTAACTAGAGTCGGGTTTCCACCATCAGAACCTTCAAGCATCTTGATGTCCATGATAAAGGTGATTTTGTATCAGTGACATCACCTGGTGTATTTTTGCAGGTAAATTCTGTCTGATTTCACTTAAATAAGAATTCTTGATTTGTGGATATTTGTGATCATGTGAAGACCTAATGTAAGTTGTGTCATTAACTTGGTTATTCCTATGATGTAGTCGTGAAGATGTTTGTAACAAACTACTTTGTTTCCTTTCCCCATATTTTATTTCACTCAATGTCACAGAGGTCCTATTATTCATATGTGTGGTTCACTTGTTTAGCATAGCCAGATGCAATTCCTTAGCAATTACCTTTGACCACATACTGTTTACATAACATTCGATTTTTATCCTACAAAAGAAACAGCTCATATGAAAACTTGCAAAGTTACATGGAATGGAATGCAGTGAAATCTTGCTTTGTTGCACAAACAGGACATGATTAAATGCTAAGATTTTGAAATAAGGACACCAACTGAACCTCGTTAACTGCTCCTGATCCATGTCTGTTATTTCTGCAACTAAGTAATATGTATTCCAACAGCTGCATAAAAATAAAATGATGTTTCCTTATACCAATGTGTAAGGATAATGTAGAAGGAAGTGGGTATCAACAGTTGAGCTCTGCTCATCATTTTTCCTTGCTTATGTAAGCAACTGGTGCTATCATCACATGTGATGTTTCTAAAGTGATACCTAGGCCCCGAATGGTTATATTTCTACTACATTTGGTTCAGGGTTCACTTGTCTATGGAAGGCATGGCCAAGAAGTTTATAGAGCGGAATTGGATGTGGATATCTGCAAGGAGGTGGTTACTTGCAATCATGTCAGCAAATTATTTTTTACGAGCAGTATATTTTTGGAGTTCTATTCATGTATTGTTAGATATGCTCTTTCTGTTGAAGTTTTAATTCTGCACTTTATTCCTTTATTAGGAAgaactatttttttaaataaatttggGCGTTTTCTTTTATTTGATTGGTTTTTTATGTTCGGCATAAAATGCATTCTCTTTCAGCATATGCTCCTTTTACCTTTCCCTTTTTTGACTCTACAAACAATTCTGTCTCCTTTAGGATTTTTCACTAAAAAATCTCTGTAGGAGTGGAAAAAACATCAGTTCCGTTATCAATAAGTTCCTTCGGTTCCATTTGCAGGCATTTCTGTACTCCTTGAAGCATAAAATTCCTGTTGTTGCATACTGCAAGGAACAATGTTTGACCTTGTTTGAACATCCATTTGTTAACTTGTTGCACACTGTGCATCATGAGAACAAGGTATTACTATAGATATTTGCTAGACCGACTTCTATTCTTATTATGCCAGGTTTTAGGCAGTTGaagcaaatttgaatttgatatcAGGTAAAAGTGATGCATTCTGTTGAGGAACTGCTGGAATATTCATCTATTCAGGTTTGTCTTATACTCTTACTGCAACGTAACATATTGATGCATTCATGAGACCGGCAGCCTTTTTTTTGTCATGTTTCGAGGCAATGTTCCGAGTAGCACACCTACAGCACTTGATGAGATCATGAACTTATAACGTGCTCACTTGTCTGAAATgatccaaaattccaaattatagtttcatttttatatatttAGATCATGCTAAGGCTAGCTAGTAAAACAAATCTTGAAAGAAGCACTATTAGTAATTGGGCTTAAAGGGTGTAAGGGAATTCCTAGACAGTCTTacccttgcaatattcctttgAAATTCTGCAAGGAGGCTGGTTCGAACCTAGGACCTCCAGGCCACAAGTGGAGAATCTCTACCGCTGCGCTAGGTCCGACCTTCATTAGTAGTTGGGCTTGCAAGTTCGAATTGTGACCATCAATACCAATTTGTTAGGATCTGTATTATCTATTTAGTTGATATAAGATTGTCCTCTTCTCTGTAAATAGAGATGAAAGAAGAAATGGAGTGGAATAATGAAATTTCAAGTTAACTCATAAAATGCCTTCAACACATCTCTTTAAAATCGAATTGTTGGAAAAACACTGTTGAATAGCACTCTGTAGACCTTCAATAAATGAAATAAATAGATATAAGATTACTTTGACTTCCATTGGATTTGCACCTATTTACTTGTACTTGCAGAAGTTGCTACTCTTTGACAGTGCCGAAGAGGATTCATCTGTCCTGAGGCTGCATTGTTCAGAACTGACTGAAGGGAAAGCGCGTGTTCTCAAAATGCAGCCAAATACAATTGATATTGTGCCACTCAATGCTTCGAAGGGTTGTGGTATAAGAATTCTACTTGATCATATTGGAATAACAGAAGATGTAAGGATTCATTCCCATCGAAGAACTATATGTAGTGTTCATTTTTGTGCCTTGTATCAATCTTTGTGGTGTCCTCTTTTAAAAAGTGCTAAGTGCTAACATTACATTTTTCATATGAATACATGTCTGCAGTGTGATCTTGACACAGTTGGAGACTATACAAGATGGCTGAGCAATATGTGATTCAACTGAAAACATTACTGGATCTTTCTTAAGAAAAAAACATGGCGATTCAGAGCATTAGATGTTAAAGAAGCAATCGTATGCATGTCATGCACCAAAGAAACATAATTACCACTTTGGATGTGTTTACTTTGAAGGCTGCAAAAATCATATGTTCATAGCACATACT is drawn from Panicum virgatum strain AP13 chromosome 1N, P.virgatum_v5, whole genome shotgun sequence and contains these coding sequences:
- the LOC120655154 gene encoding endoribonuclease YBEY, chloroplastic-like isoform X8 gives rise to the protein MARLHLLLSRALASHHLLPCTTASGLRPTPRRPLPPHSPPPFSPPHGHTLPPFAAAASRQYAASSFRIRRPSAPPMLLRRRKARRPTRKAPGELIVQIGIEEDIPDDPEILSIAETLRTDVGKVVKVAFDNLEGSEYKTRDPSISNLNKYNTVELSLLLCDDNFIRELNKEWRDEDHATDVLSMSQHIPGLDIPILQLGDIVISVDTAQRQAEERGHTLLDEIRILVVVCFFSLFFLRRVHGLLHLLGFDHELSEVAEEEMEKEEEHILNTLEWRGKGLIKSAYDIASDMAHLQSSAEANNNIEKVSLKEERRPKLSHMICDIDGTFVDYEGRLHEESVESLREAIATGVNVIMVTRKGSLVYGRHGQEVYRAELDVDICKEAFLYSLKHKIPVVAYCKEQCLTLFEHPFVNLLHTVHHENKVKVMHSVEELLEYSSIQKLLLFDSAEEDSSVLRLHCSELTEGKARVLKMQPNTIDIVPLNASKGCGIRILLDHIGITEDCDLDTVGDYTRWLSNM
- the LOC120655154 gene encoding endoribonuclease YBEY, chloroplastic-like isoform X1 — protein: MARLHLLLSRALASHHLLPCTTASGLRPTPRRPLPPHSPPPFSPPHGHTLPPFAAAASRQYAASSFRIRRPSAPPMLLRRRKARRPTRKAPGELIVQIGIEEDIPDDPEILSIAETLRTDVGKVVKVAFDNLEGSEYKTRDPSISNLNKYNTVELSLLLCDDNFIRELNKEWRDEDHATDVLSMSQHIPGLDIPILQLGDIVISVDTAQRQAEERGHTLLDEIRILVVVCFFSLFFLRRVHGLLHLLGFDHELSEVAEEEMEKEEEHILNTLEWRGKGLIKSAYDIASDMAHLQSSAEANNNIEKVSLKEERRPKLSHMICDIDGTFVDYEGRLHEESVESLREAIATGVNVIMVTRKSRVSTIRTFKHLDVHDKGDFVSVTSPGVFLQGSLVYGRHGQEVYRAELDVDICKEVVTCNHAFLYSLKHKIPVVAYCKEQCLTLFEHPFVNLLHTVHHENKVKVMHSVEELLEYSSIQKLLLFDSAEEDSSVLRLHCSELTEGKARVLKMQPNTIDIVPLNASKGCGIRILLDHIGITEDCDLDTVGDYTRWLSNM
- the LOC120655154 gene encoding endoribonuclease YBEY, chloroplastic-like isoform X2; translation: MARLHLLLSRALASHHLLPCTTASGLRPTPRRPLPPHSPPPFSPPHGHTLPPFAAAASRQYAASSFRIRRPSAPPMLLRRRKARRPTRKAPGELIVQIGIEEDIPDDPEILSIAETLRTDVGKVVKVAFDNLEGSEYKTRDPSISNLNKYNTVELSLLLCDDNFIRELNKEWRDEDHATDVLSMSQHIPGLDIPILQLGDIVISVDTAQRQAEERGHTLLDEIRILVVVCFFSLFFLRRVHGLLHLLGFDHELSEVAEEEMEKEEEHILNTLEWRGKGLIKSAYDIASDMAHLQSSAEANNNIEKVSLKEERRPKLSHMICDIDGTFVDYEGRLHEESVESLREAIATGVNVIMVTRKSRVSTIRTFKHLDVHDKGDFVSVTSPGVFLQGSLVYGRHGQEVYRAELDVDICKEAFLYSLKHKIPVVAYCKEQCLTLFEHPFVNLLHTVHHENKVKVMHSVEELLEYSSIQKLLLFDSAEEDSSVLRLHCSELTEGKARVLKMQPNTIDIVPLNASKGCGIRILLDHIGITEDCDLDTVGDYTRWLSNM
- the LOC120655154 gene encoding endoribonuclease YBEY, chloroplastic-like isoform X6, with the protein product MARLHLLLSRALASHHLLPCTTASGLRPTPRRPLPPHSPPPFSPPHGHTLPPFAAAASRQYAASSFRIRRPSAPPMLLRRRKARRPTRKAPGELIVQIGIEEDIPDDPEILSIAETLRTDVGKVVKVAFDNLEGSEYKTRDPSISNLNKYNTVELSLLLCDDNFIRELNKEWRDEDHATDVLSMSQHIPGLDIPILQLGDIVISVDTAQRQAEERGHTLLDEIRILVVHGLLHLLGFDHELSEVAEEEMEKEEEHILNTLEWRGKGLIKSAYDIASDMAHLQSSAEANNNIEKVSLKEERRPKLSHMICDIDGRLHEESVESLREAIATGVNVIMVTRKSRVSTIRTFKHLDVHDKGDFVSVTSPGVFLQGSLVYGRHGQEVYRAELDVDICKEAFLYSLKHKIPVVAYCKEQCLTLFEHPFVNLLHTVHHENKVKVMHSVEELLEYSSIQKLLLFDSAEEDSSVLRLHCSELTEGKARVLKMQPNTIDIVPLNASKGCGIRILLDHIGITEDCDLDTVGDYTRWLSNM
- the LOC120655154 gene encoding endoribonuclease YBEY, chloroplastic-like isoform X9, which codes for MARLHLLLSRALASHHLLPCTTASGLRPTPRRPLPPHSPPPFSPPHGHTLPPFAAAASRQYAASSFRIRRPSAPPMLLRRRKARRPTRKAPGELIVQIGIEEDIPDDPEILSIAETLRTDVGKVVKVAFDNLEGSEYKTRDPSISNLNKYNTVELSLLLCDDNFIRELNKEWRDEDHATDVLSMSQHIPGLDIPILQLGDIVISVDTAQRQAEERGHTLLDEIRILVVVCFFSLFFLRRVHGLLHLLGFDHELSEVAEEEMEKEEEHILNTLEWRGKGLIKSAYDIASDMAHLQSSAEANNNIEKVSLKEERRPKLSHMICDIDGRLHEESVESLREAIATGVNVIMVTRKGSLVYGRHGQEVYRAELDVDICKEVVTCNHAFLYSLKHKIPVVAYCKEQCLTLFEHPFVNLLHTVHHENKVKVMHSVEELLEYSSIQKLLLFDSAEEDSSVLRLHCSELTEGKARVLKMQPNTIDIVPLNASKGCGIRILLDHIGITEDCDLDTVGDYTRWLSNM
- the LOC120655154 gene encoding endoribonuclease YBEY, chloroplastic-like isoform X4 encodes the protein MARLHLLLSRALASHHLLPCTTASGLRPTPRRPLPPHSPPPFSPPHGHTLPPFAAAASRQYAASSFRIRRPSAPPMLLRRRKARRPTRKAPGELIVQIGIEEDIPDDPEILSIAETLRTDVGKVVKVAFDNLEGSEYKTRDPSISNLNKYNTVELSLLLCDDNFIRELNKEWRDEDHATDVLSMSQHIPGLDIPILQLGDIVISVDTAQRQAEERGHTLLDEIRILVVHGLLHLLGFDHELSEVAEEEMEKEEEHILNTLEWRGKGLIKSAYDIASDMAHLQSSAEANNNIEKVSLKEERRPKLSHMICDIDGTFVDYEGRLHEESVESLREAIATGVNVIMVTRKSRVSTIRTFKHLDVHDKGDFVSVTSPGVFLQGSLVYGRHGQEVYRAELDVDICKEVVTCNHAFLYSLKHKIPVVAYCKEQCLTLFEHPFVNLLHTVHHENKVKVMHSVEELLEYSSIQKLLLFDSAEEDSSVLRLHCSELTEGKARVLKMQPNTIDIVPLNASKGCGIRILLDHIGITEDCDLDTVGDYTRWLSNM
- the LOC120655154 gene encoding endoribonuclease YBEY, chloroplastic-like isoform X3; protein product: MARLHLLLSRALASHHLLPCTTASGLRPTPRRPLPPHSPPPFSPPHGHTLPPFAAAASRQYAASSFRIRRPSAPPMLLRRRKARRPTRKAPGELIVQIGIEEDIPDDPEILSIAETLRTDVGKVVKVAFDNLEGSEYKTRDPSISNLNKYNTVELSLLLCDDNFIRELNKEWRDEDHATDVLSMSQHIPGLDIPILQLGDIVISVDTAQRQAEERGHTLLDEIRILVVVCFFSLFFLRRVHGLLHLLGFDHELSEVAEEEMEKEEEHILNTLEWRGKGLIKSAYDIASDMAHLQSSAEANNNIEKVSLKEERRPKLSHMICDIDGRLHEESVESLREAIATGVNVIMVTRKSRVSTIRTFKHLDVHDKGDFVSVTSPGVFLQGSLVYGRHGQEVYRAELDVDICKEVVTCNHAFLYSLKHKIPVVAYCKEQCLTLFEHPFVNLLHTVHHENKVKVMHSVEELLEYSSIQKLLLFDSAEEDSSVLRLHCSELTEGKARVLKMQPNTIDIVPLNASKGCGIRILLDHIGITEDCDLDTVGDYTRWLSNM
- the LOC120655154 gene encoding endoribonuclease YBEY, chloroplastic-like isoform X5, yielding MARLHLLLSRALASHHLLPCTTASGLRPTPRRPLPPHSPPPFSPPHGHTLPPFAAAASRQYAASSFRIRRPSAPPMLLRRRKARRPTRKAPGELIVQIGIEEDIPDDPEILSIAETLRTDVGKVVKVAFDNLEGSEYKTRDPSISNLNKYNTVELSLLLCDDNFIRELNKEWRDEDHATDVLSMSQHIPGLDIPILQLGDIVISVDTAQRQAEERGHTLLDEIRILVVHGLLHLLGFDHELSEVAEEEMEKEEEHILNTLEWRGKGLIKSAYDIASDMAHLQSSAEANNNIEKVSLKEERRPKLSHMICDIDGTFVDYEGRLHEESVESLREAIATGVNVIMVTRKSRVSTIRTFKHLDVHDKGDFVSVTSPGVFLQGSLVYGRHGQEVYRAELDVDICKEAFLYSLKHKIPVVAYCKEQCLTLFEHPFVNLLHTVHHENKVKVMHSVEELLEYSSIQKLLLFDSAEEDSSVLRLHCSELTEGKARVLKMQPNTIDIVPLNASKGCGIRILLDHIGITEDCDLDTVGDYTRWLSNM